The following are encoded in a window of Megalopta genalis isolate 19385.01 chromosome 6, iyMegGena1_principal, whole genome shotgun sequence genomic DNA:
- the WRNexo gene encoding WRN RecQ like helicase isoform X1, whose amino-acid sequence MTTFTRRQVVNANSRDNKPLSEFNEFTVRRSPRHLPANLAGKNQIKPVIEKEPEISELQYIVFKGHINYTNDFNVCAMICDDIIKEIEGCDSDIVPIGFDLEWSFSFKTGSGKTALVQICFHDTVCHLLHVYSLKKLPAAFVILLSHPKVKLVGVNVKNDIWKLGRDFKEFPALKVVENNCMDSGTFANRVLNRSCRWSLEKLTAYLLKKRIDKNKKIRMSQWHVYPLSTDQKTYAATDAYVSWLLHTNIQEKANARSNEENMNH is encoded by the exons ATGACAACGTTTACACGCCGTCAGGTAGTAAATGCTAACTCTAGAGACAATAAG CCGCTATCGGAGTTTAACGAATTTACAGTGCGACGATCCCCAAGACATCTTCCAGCAAATTTGGCC ggcaaaaatcaaataaaaccAGTTATAGAAAAGGAGCCTGAAATCTCTGAATtacaatatattgtatttaAGGGACATATTAATTATACCAATGACTTTAATGTTTGTGCTATGATCTGTGATGATATTAT AAAAGAAATAGAAGGATGCGATAGTGACATAGTTCCAATTGGATTTGATTTGGAGTGGAGTTTCAGTTTTAAGACTGGAAGTGGAAAAACTGCTTTAGTACAAATTTGTTTTCATGACACTGTTTGTCATTTACTGCATGTAtattcattaaaaaaattaccTGCTGCATTTGTAATTCTTTTGTCTCATCCAAAGGTAAAACTTGTTGGTGTAAATGTTAAGAA CGATATTTGGAAGCTGGGTAGGGATTTTAAAGAATTTCCTGCTCTAAAGGTTGTAGAAAATAATTGCATGGACAGTGGCACATTTGCGAACAGAGTACTAAACCGTTCGTGTCGCTGGAGTTTAGAAAAATTAACAGCCTACTTG CTGAAAAAAAGGattgataaaaataaaaaaattaggaTGAGCCAATGGCATGTTTATCCCTTAAGTACAGACCAGAAAACATATGCTGCAACTGATGCCTAT GTCTCGTGGCTTTTACATACTAATATACAGGAAAAAGCCAATGCAAGAAGTAATGAAGAGAATATGAATCATTAA
- the WRNexo gene encoding WRN RecQ like helicase isoform X2: MTTFTRRQPLSEFNEFTVRRSPRHLPANLAGKNQIKPVIEKEPEISELQYIVFKGHINYTNDFNVCAMICDDIIKEIEGCDSDIVPIGFDLEWSFSFKTGSGKTALVQICFHDTVCHLLHVYSLKKLPAAFVILLSHPKVKLVGVNVKNDIWKLGRDFKEFPALKVVENNCMDSGTFANRVLNRSCRWSLEKLTAYLLKKRIDKNKKIRMSQWHVYPLSTDQKTYAATDAYVSWLLHTNIQEKANARSNEENMNH, from the exons ATGACAACGTTTACACGCCGTCAG CCGCTATCGGAGTTTAACGAATTTACAGTGCGACGATCCCCAAGACATCTTCCAGCAAATTTGGCC ggcaaaaatcaaataaaaccAGTTATAGAAAAGGAGCCTGAAATCTCTGAATtacaatatattgtatttaAGGGACATATTAATTATACCAATGACTTTAATGTTTGTGCTATGATCTGTGATGATATTAT AAAAGAAATAGAAGGATGCGATAGTGACATAGTTCCAATTGGATTTGATTTGGAGTGGAGTTTCAGTTTTAAGACTGGAAGTGGAAAAACTGCTTTAGTACAAATTTGTTTTCATGACACTGTTTGTCATTTACTGCATGTAtattcattaaaaaaattaccTGCTGCATTTGTAATTCTTTTGTCTCATCCAAAGGTAAAACTTGTTGGTGTAAATGTTAAGAA CGATATTTGGAAGCTGGGTAGGGATTTTAAAGAATTTCCTGCTCTAAAGGTTGTAGAAAATAATTGCATGGACAGTGGCACATTTGCGAACAGAGTACTAAACCGTTCGTGTCGCTGGAGTTTAGAAAAATTAACAGCCTACTTG CTGAAAAAAAGGattgataaaaataaaaaaattaggaTGAGCCAATGGCATGTTTATCCCTTAAGTACAGACCAGAAAACATATGCTGCAACTGATGCCTAT GTCTCGTGGCTTTTACATACTAATATACAGGAAAAAGCCAATGCAAGAAGTAATGAAGAGAATATGAATCATTAA
- the Lipt2 gene encoding lipoyl(octanoyl) transferase 2 has translation MSSKIVKVLWAGRLSYNAGLRLQKILSDRHHQKGQNDICNTLILLEHNPVYTVGIRDKTYTVQDEEKLKNLGAEFYRTNRGGLITFHGPGQLVAYPILNLREFNQGIKWYVCQIEKMIIRLCANYGIHACTSSDTGVWVEDRKICAIGIHGSRYITTHGLALNCNTNLDWFDHIVPCGIEGKGVTSISKELNAVITTQDVLPLLKNAFQDQFQCLLIECSPRESLELIENVTKCKVYS, from the coding sequence ATGTCTTCTAAAATAGTTAAAGTTCTATGGGCTGGTCGCTTAAGCTATAATGCTGGCTTAAGATTACAAAAAATATTGTCTGATCGTCATCATCAAAAAGGACAAAATGACATTTGTAATACACTGATACTCCTTGAACACAACCCAGTATATACAGTTGGTATTAGAGACAAGACTTACACTGTTCAGGATGAAGAAAAACTAAAGAATTTAGGTGCAGAATTTTATAGAACAAATCGAGGTGGCCTAATAACTTTCCATGGGCCTGGTCAGTTAGTGGCATATCCCATATTAAATTTAAGAGAGTTTAATCAGGGAATAAAATGGTATGTTTGTCAGATAGaaaaaatgataattcgtttgtgTGCAAACTATGGCATTCATGCTTGTACGTCATCAGATACTGGTGTGTGGGTAGAAGATAGAAAAATATGTGCAATTGGCATTCATGGCAGTCGATATATaacaacacatggattagctttaaattgtaATACAAATTTGGATTGGTTTGATCACATTGTGCCTTGTGGTATTGAAGGAAAAGGTGTGACTAGTATTAGTAAAGAATTGAATGCAGTTATTACTACTCAAGATGTATTACCCTTACTTAAAAATGCATTCCAAGATCAGTTTCAGTGTTTACTGATTGAATGTTCTCCGAGAGAATCTTTGGAATTAATAGAAAACGTTACAAAATGCAAAGTATATTCATAA
- the LOC117222228 gene encoding FK506-binding protein 15 isoform X2 yields MSLGKQLPNLDKIFRDEDEPDFLPSGGSNLAAIFGLQVKPSDNCSLSKQQTVTKPSSSRNLQQTVPNKTEVIIAKQVHAFKLQNGAYVPIGKLGMALIGNTTTRIYQIILYKTKQYHVSTVTVTHDFLYLVQPNNYSSYYDCNKENWSILFENNDTCLQFAREVGLARYFSKDGKIENVLCQDLTPTNKDVMANEGDELTIKYFIAPEIVQPFKCNFTALQTMTVTISTDDNWEKTLTGSSRGLKKILFLPPSKQISLGPGFPKEIDVVLEIEIIDIQPREEVTQSHKVTYDKASIISRMAKMGQSMLPKIPVSTTTDSEDTEMDSSDDGHHKKHLLRESSEETSRNVHRVLKSKGDASVTNAACKPFVSAPTFTHWSPKQIQPNNVVTLDGQVYSLQRPSVTPAIPSVIDPGLNMLLSESRMTNTELRMGMSKISDNVQKLLDKFHVLELQNATSPVKDQTALDAVLKMFLTMNSSQTGENCNPLQKSTDVAISTDSSDLNDLKSTVSILKGKLEQSKGELMTKTEFLNNLESQKDSLIQTNESLSEKVQELEGSLNETNQHLEKTRKDLKEMKELNSKYMEEKLLLENKISKLVEQCNSLTFASSTEINDNNKNREIKNIMNRIYHTLMNKFMDESYPTSYIKSTIASTIKNATLQVLYNTDKESNKKAESIVTNVTEPESSKVTETTTPVSSSVLPTQPPKQTYVSENTNISPILLQDEPPPIPPMDTEDESDWFH; encoded by the exons ATGAGTTTGGGAAAGCAATTGCCAAATCTCGATAAAATTTTTCGAGATGAAGATGAACCGGATTTTTTACCCTCAGGAGG GTCCAATTTAGCTGCTATTTTTGGGTTGCAAGTCAAGCCATCGGACAATTGTTCTTTATCAAAACAACAAACCGTCACAAAACCGAGCAGTTCACGTAATCTACAGCAAACTGTACCAAATAAAACAGAAGTCATAATTGCAAAACAAGTGCATGCATTTAAATT ACAAAATGGAGCCTATGTACCAATTGGCAAGCTCGGCATGGCTCTCATAGGAAACACGACAACGAGAATATAtcagattattttatataaaactaAGCAATATCACGTGTCTACTGTTacagtaacacatgattttttatATTTAGTACAGCCAAATAATTATTCAAGTTACTACGATTGCAATAAAGAGAATTggtcaattttatttgaaaataatgatACTTGCTTACAATTTGCTAGAGAAGTTGGATTAGCTCGATACTTTTCTAAAGATGGGAAAATAGAGAATGTACTTTGTCAGGATTTGACTCCTACAAACAAAGATGTGATGGCAAACGAAGGAGATGAACTgactataaaatattttattgctCCAGAAATAGTACAGCCTTTTAAATGCAATTTTACAGCATTACAAACAATGACTGTAACAATATCTACAGACGACAATTGGGAAAAGACACTTACAGGAAGTAGCAGAGGAttgaagaaaattttatttttgccGCCTAGTAAACAG ATCAGTTTGGGTCCTGGATTTCCCAAGGAGATAGATGTTGtattagaaatagaaataatagatatTCAACCTAGGGAAGAAGTTACTCAATCACACAAAGTTACATATGATAAAGCATCTATTATATCTAGAATGGCAAAAATGGGTCAATCTATGCTACCAAAAATACCTGTCTCCACTACTACAGACTCTGAAGACACTGAG ATGGACTCCTCGGACGATGGACATCATAAGAAACATTTGTTAAGAGAATCTTCAGAAGAAACATCAAGGAATGTGCATAGAGTATTGAAATCGAAAGGTGATGCATCTGTAACAAATGCTGCTtgtaaaccttttgtttctgCACCCACCTTCACTCATTGGTCTCCTAAACAGATTCAG CCAAACAACGTTGTTACTTTGGATGGTCAAGTGTATTCATTACAGCGACCAAGTGTAACTCCAGCAATACCATCAGTGATAGATCCAGGACTGAATATGTTGTTATCAGAATCTAGGATGACAAACACAGAACTCCGAATGGGAATGTCCAAAATATCAGACAATGTACAGAAGTTGCTTGACAAG TTTCATGTTCTTGAACTTCAAAATGCTACGTCTCCTGTAAAAGATCAAACAGCTCTGGACGCCGTTCTGAAGATGTTTTTGACCATGAATTCGTCGCAGACTGGGGAAAACTGTAATCCATTACAAAAAAGTACTGATGTTGCAATTTCCACGGATTCCTCAGATTTAAATGATCTGAAAAGTACTGTTAGCATATTGAAAGGGAAATTAGAGCAGTCAAAAG GAGAACTAATGACAAAAACAGAATTCTTAAACAATTTGGAAAGTCAGAAAGATTCTTTAATACAAACTAATGAAAGTTTAAGTGAAAAAGTTCAAGAGCTGGAAGGTTCATTAAACGAGACAAACCAGCACCTAGAGAAAACAAGGAAAGATTTAAAGGAAATGAAGGAATTGAATAGCAAATATATGGAAGAAAAACTCTtgttagaaaataaaatatccAAACTTGTTGAACAGTGCAATTCATTGACATTTGCAAGTTCTACAGAAATAAATGAT AATAATAAGAACagagaaattaaaaatataatgaatAGGATTTATCATACCCTCATGAATAAATTTATGGATGAATCATATCCGACCTCTTATATAAAATCAACAATCGCTAGTACAATAAAG AATGCAACATTACAAGTTTTGTATAATACTGATAAAGAAAGCAATAAAAAAGCTGAATCAATTGTTACTAATGTAACAGAACCAGAGTCTTCAAAAGTTACGGAAACTACTACTCCTGTCTCATCAAGTGTCTTACCAACACAACCACCAAAGCAGACTTATGTTTCAGAGAATACCAAT ATATCACCTATATTATTACAGGATGAACCACCACCCATTCCTCCCATGGACACTGAAGATGAAAGCGATTGGTTTCATTGA
- the LOC117222228 gene encoding FK506-binding protein 15 isoform X1 produces the protein MSLGKQLPNLDKIFRDEDEPDFLPSGGSNLAAIFGLQVKPSDNCSLSKQQTVTKPSSSRNLQQTVPNKTEVIIAKQVHAFKLQNGAYVPIGKLGMALIGNTTTRIYQIILYKTKQYHVSTVTVTHDFLYLVQPNNYSSYYDCNKENWSILFENNDTCLQFAREVGLARYFSKDGKIENVLCQDLTPTNKDVMANEGDELTIKYFIAPEIVQPFKCNFTALQTMTVTISTDDNWEKTLTGSSRGLKKILFLPPSKQISLGPGFPKEIDVVLEIEIIDIQPREEVTQSHKVTYDKASIISRMAKMGQSMLPKIPVSTTTDSEDTEDDIPPKSPRHKTMDSSDDGHHKKHLLRESSEETSRNVHRVLKSKGDASVTNAACKPFVSAPTFTHWSPKQIQPNNVVTLDGQVYSLQRPSVTPAIPSVIDPGLNMLLSESRMTNTELRMGMSKISDNVQKLLDKFHVLELQNATSPVKDQTALDAVLKMFLTMNSSQTGENCNPLQKSTDVAISTDSSDLNDLKSTVSILKGKLEQSKGELMTKTEFLNNLESQKDSLIQTNESLSEKVQELEGSLNETNQHLEKTRKDLKEMKELNSKYMEEKLLLENKISKLVEQCNSLTFASSTEINDNNKNREIKNIMNRIYHTLMNKFMDESYPTSYIKSTIASTIKNATLQVLYNTDKESNKKAESIVTNVTEPESSKVTETTTPVSSSVLPTQPPKQTYVSENTNISPILLQDEPPPIPPMDTEDESDWFH, from the exons ATGAGTTTGGGAAAGCAATTGCCAAATCTCGATAAAATTTTTCGAGATGAAGATGAACCGGATTTTTTACCCTCAGGAGG GTCCAATTTAGCTGCTATTTTTGGGTTGCAAGTCAAGCCATCGGACAATTGTTCTTTATCAAAACAACAAACCGTCACAAAACCGAGCAGTTCACGTAATCTACAGCAAACTGTACCAAATAAAACAGAAGTCATAATTGCAAAACAAGTGCATGCATTTAAATT ACAAAATGGAGCCTATGTACCAATTGGCAAGCTCGGCATGGCTCTCATAGGAAACACGACAACGAGAATATAtcagattattttatataaaactaAGCAATATCACGTGTCTACTGTTacagtaacacatgattttttatATTTAGTACAGCCAAATAATTATTCAAGTTACTACGATTGCAATAAAGAGAATTggtcaattttatttgaaaataatgatACTTGCTTACAATTTGCTAGAGAAGTTGGATTAGCTCGATACTTTTCTAAAGATGGGAAAATAGAGAATGTACTTTGTCAGGATTTGACTCCTACAAACAAAGATGTGATGGCAAACGAAGGAGATGAACTgactataaaatattttattgctCCAGAAATAGTACAGCCTTTTAAATGCAATTTTACAGCATTACAAACAATGACTGTAACAATATCTACAGACGACAATTGGGAAAAGACACTTACAGGAAGTAGCAGAGGAttgaagaaaattttatttttgccGCCTAGTAAACAG ATCAGTTTGGGTCCTGGATTTCCCAAGGAGATAGATGTTGtattagaaatagaaataatagatatTCAACCTAGGGAAGAAGTTACTCAATCACACAAAGTTACATATGATAAAGCATCTATTATATCTAGAATGGCAAAAATGGGTCAATCTATGCTACCAAAAATACCTGTCTCCACTACTACAGACTCTGAAGACACTGAG gaTGATATACCACCCAAATCACCACGTCATAAGACA ATGGACTCCTCGGACGATGGACATCATAAGAAACATTTGTTAAGAGAATCTTCAGAAGAAACATCAAGGAATGTGCATAGAGTATTGAAATCGAAAGGTGATGCATCTGTAACAAATGCTGCTtgtaaaccttttgtttctgCACCCACCTTCACTCATTGGTCTCCTAAACAGATTCAG CCAAACAACGTTGTTACTTTGGATGGTCAAGTGTATTCATTACAGCGACCAAGTGTAACTCCAGCAATACCATCAGTGATAGATCCAGGACTGAATATGTTGTTATCAGAATCTAGGATGACAAACACAGAACTCCGAATGGGAATGTCCAAAATATCAGACAATGTACAGAAGTTGCTTGACAAG TTTCATGTTCTTGAACTTCAAAATGCTACGTCTCCTGTAAAAGATCAAACAGCTCTGGACGCCGTTCTGAAGATGTTTTTGACCATGAATTCGTCGCAGACTGGGGAAAACTGTAATCCATTACAAAAAAGTACTGATGTTGCAATTTCCACGGATTCCTCAGATTTAAATGATCTGAAAAGTACTGTTAGCATATTGAAAGGGAAATTAGAGCAGTCAAAAG GAGAACTAATGACAAAAACAGAATTCTTAAACAATTTGGAAAGTCAGAAAGATTCTTTAATACAAACTAATGAAAGTTTAAGTGAAAAAGTTCAAGAGCTGGAAGGTTCATTAAACGAGACAAACCAGCACCTAGAGAAAACAAGGAAAGATTTAAAGGAAATGAAGGAATTGAATAGCAAATATATGGAAGAAAAACTCTtgttagaaaataaaatatccAAACTTGTTGAACAGTGCAATTCATTGACATTTGCAAGTTCTACAGAAATAAATGAT AATAATAAGAACagagaaattaaaaatataatgaatAGGATTTATCATACCCTCATGAATAAATTTATGGATGAATCATATCCGACCTCTTATATAAAATCAACAATCGCTAGTACAATAAAG AATGCAACATTACAAGTTTTGTATAATACTGATAAAGAAAGCAATAAAAAAGCTGAATCAATTGTTACTAATGTAACAGAACCAGAGTCTTCAAAAGTTACGGAAACTACTACTCCTGTCTCATCAAGTGTCTTACCAACACAACCACCAAAGCAGACTTATGTTTCAGAGAATACCAAT ATATCACCTATATTATTACAGGATGAACCACCACCCATTCCTCCCATGGACACTGAAGATGAAAGCGATTGGTTTCATTGA
- the LOC117222230 gene encoding uncharacterized protein LOC117222230 isoform X1 — MDVSIVEDEDVSFHLGEMFDSYEELEHKLEKFSKRSLVHYWRRDSRTVSGAHMKTARPISERLKYYSVKYACIYGGQKFLPRGAGRRQSQSIRTNCPAHIMLRASKDGTKLEVTSVNNEHNHEISEELFKNLPQERKLCGEIKQEVQDLMQLHIDRKRLKEYVKLRTNKILRSKDLFNIAAANKQKRNITPERAYQLFKKIHDIEKMQGRDNNRKTYSESEDEIAQTIKKMKKEQESPWGQDRLPTELEVSEGNDGEDSYSGQLTQEEVVDEIDTTDGELLRTNDDGDIIAANGEIVGELVMQDGDPSVIVESIVNADGSVFVDEREFNTYCNNHLSHTVDESQSSNPRVLGIETITPTNDIEKMKATSLSPKQQNRSLSPQSKQSVKSPNAFHDPADSRIWIMKEATNAETELDSGPESGENCSNSVITGKADTEAPEVILSDEASHQLLQEQLAVLRAEKGKLYHETEVLKLKKDKLKLQMNCYSNEIRKQEMEKEKLRLEIKLLQSKVMEDSNDVSHYIFVP; from the exons ATGGATGTAAGTATAGTGGAAGATGAAGATGTATCCTTTCACTTGGGAGAAATGTTTGATAGTTACGAGGAGCTAGAGCATAAGCTGGAGAAATTTTCGAAGCGTAGTCTAGTCCATTATTGGAGGAGAGATAGCAGAACAGTTAGTGGAGCTCATATGAAAACTGCTCGTCCGATCAGCGAGCGTTTAAAATACTATTCTGTAAAATATGCTTGTATCTATGGTGGACAAAAGTTTTTACCACGAGGAGCTGGTAGGAGACAGTCTCA atcaataagaacaaatTGTCCAGCACATATTATGTTAAGGGCATCAAAAGATGGTACAAAACTAGAGGTGACTAGCGTTAACAATGAGCATAATCATGAAATCTCTGag GAATTATTTAAGAACCTTCCGCAAGAGAGAAAACTGTGTGGTGAGATTAAACAAGAAGTACAAGATTTGATGCAATTGCACATAGACCGTAAAAGATTGAAAGAATACGTGAAATTACGGACAAACAAGATACTTAGATCTAAAGATTTATTCAATATAGCAGCAGCTAATAAACAAAAACGGAATATAACTCCGGAAAGAGcgtatcaattatttaaaaaaattcacgATATTGAGAAAATGCAGGGTAGAGACAATAATAGGAAAACTTACTCAGAATCTGAGGATGAAATCGCGCAGACAATAAAGAAGATGAAAAAAGAGCAAGAATCACCTTGGGGTCAAGAT AGGCTGCCGACTGAATTAGAAGTGAGTGAAGGGAACGATGGTGAGGATTCCTACAGTGGTCAATTAACGCAAGAAGAAGTAGTAGACGAAATAGACACCACGGATGGCGAATTATTAAGAACAAATGACGACGGAGATATTATTGCAGCGAACGGTGAAATTGTCGGGGAATTGGTAATGCAGGATGGAGATCCATCTGTGATAGTCGAATCCATTGTGAACGCTGACGGTTCAGTTTTCGTTGACGAGAGGGAGTTCAATACTTATTGCAACAATCATTTATCACATACAGTGGATGAAAGTCAATCGTCCAATCCTAGAG TTTTAGGCATAGAAACAATCACGCCAACCAACGACATAGAAAAGATGAAAGCAACGTCATTGTCCCCTAAGCAACAGAACAGATCCTTAAGCCCTCAGTCGAAGCAATCGGTTAAATCGCCTAACGCTTTCCACGACCCTGCGGATTCCAGGATTTGGATCATGAAAGAAGCTACCAACGCTGAAACAGAACTGGATAGTGGGCCAGAAAGCGGGGAAAACTGTTCCAATTCGGTAATAACAGGAAAAGCGGATACTGAAGCACCGGAAGTGATACTATCTGACGAGGCCAGTCATCAGCTTCTCCAGGAACAGTTGGCAGTTTTACGAGCAGAAAAGGGAAAGCTGTATCACGAGACTGAGGTGTTGAAACTTAAAAAAGACAAGTTGAAGCTGCAGATGAATTGCTACTCGAATGAGATACGAAAGCAGGAAATGGAGAAGGAGAAGCTGCGATTGGAGATCAAGTTGCTTCAATCGAAAGTAATGGAGGACTCCAACGACGTGTCTCATTACATCTTTGTGCCTTGA
- the LOC117222230 gene encoding uncharacterized protein LOC117222230 isoform X2 — MLRASKDGTKLEVTSVNNEHNHEISEELFKNLPQERKLCGEIKQEVQDLMQLHIDRKRLKEYVKLRTNKILRSKDLFNIAAANKQKRNITPERAYQLFKKIHDIEKMQGRDNNRKTYSESEDEIAQTIKKMKKEQESPWGQDRLPTELEVSEGNDGEDSYSGQLTQEEVVDEIDTTDGELLRTNDDGDIIAANGEIVGELVMQDGDPSVIVESIVNADGSVFVDEREFNTYCNNHLSHTVDESQSSNPRVLGIETITPTNDIEKMKATSLSPKQQNRSLSPQSKQSVKSPNAFHDPADSRIWIMKEATNAETELDSGPESGENCSNSVITGKADTEAPEVILSDEASHQLLQEQLAVLRAEKGKLYHETEVLKLKKDKLKLQMNCYSNEIRKQEMEKEKLRLEIKLLQSKVMEDSNDVSHYIFVP; from the exons ATGTTAAGGGCATCAAAAGATGGTACAAAACTAGAGGTGACTAGCGTTAACAATGAGCATAATCATGAAATCTCTGag GAATTATTTAAGAACCTTCCGCAAGAGAGAAAACTGTGTGGTGAGATTAAACAAGAAGTACAAGATTTGATGCAATTGCACATAGACCGTAAAAGATTGAAAGAATACGTGAAATTACGGACAAACAAGATACTTAGATCTAAAGATTTATTCAATATAGCAGCAGCTAATAAACAAAAACGGAATATAACTCCGGAAAGAGcgtatcaattatttaaaaaaattcacgATATTGAGAAAATGCAGGGTAGAGACAATAATAGGAAAACTTACTCAGAATCTGAGGATGAAATCGCGCAGACAATAAAGAAGATGAAAAAAGAGCAAGAATCACCTTGGGGTCAAGAT AGGCTGCCGACTGAATTAGAAGTGAGTGAAGGGAACGATGGTGAGGATTCCTACAGTGGTCAATTAACGCAAGAAGAAGTAGTAGACGAAATAGACACCACGGATGGCGAATTATTAAGAACAAATGACGACGGAGATATTATTGCAGCGAACGGTGAAATTGTCGGGGAATTGGTAATGCAGGATGGAGATCCATCTGTGATAGTCGAATCCATTGTGAACGCTGACGGTTCAGTTTTCGTTGACGAGAGGGAGTTCAATACTTATTGCAACAATCATTTATCACATACAGTGGATGAAAGTCAATCGTCCAATCCTAGAG TTTTAGGCATAGAAACAATCACGCCAACCAACGACATAGAAAAGATGAAAGCAACGTCATTGTCCCCTAAGCAACAGAACAGATCCTTAAGCCCTCAGTCGAAGCAATCGGTTAAATCGCCTAACGCTTTCCACGACCCTGCGGATTCCAGGATTTGGATCATGAAAGAAGCTACCAACGCTGAAACAGAACTGGATAGTGGGCCAGAAAGCGGGGAAAACTGTTCCAATTCGGTAATAACAGGAAAAGCGGATACTGAAGCACCGGAAGTGATACTATCTGACGAGGCCAGTCATCAGCTTCTCCAGGAACAGTTGGCAGTTTTACGAGCAGAAAAGGGAAAGCTGTATCACGAGACTGAGGTGTTGAAACTTAAAAAAGACAAGTTGAAGCTGCAGATGAATTGCTACTCGAATGAGATACGAAAGCAGGAAATGGAGAAGGAGAAGCTGCGATTGGAGATCAAGTTGCTTCAATCGAAAGTAATGGAGGACTCCAACGACGTGTCTCATTACATCTTTGTGCCTTGA